ACCGGCGCGCCGTGCCCGCCCTGTCGCGGACGCTCGCCGACGCCAGCAGCAGCGTGCGCGGGATCGCCGCCCATGCGCTCGGGCAGATCGGCTCGCGCGATGCCGCCGACCCGCTCAGGCAGGCGCTGGACGACCGCTCGGCGCACGTGCGGGCGACCGCCGCGTCCGCGCTGGCGCGCATCGGCGACCGCGCCGCGATGTCCCAGCTGGAGGCGCGGGTGCGGACGGATTCGGACTCGACGGTGCGCAAGGCCGCCCAGGAGGCGATGGACGCCCTCAGGCGCTCCGGCCGCTAGCTTCCGAAGGGCAGCTCATGCCCGGGCGGGCGCTCAGAAGGGTCCAGGTGCAAGGAGCGGACCGATCCGGCGAATGAGGCGGGCTGGTGCCCGCCGCAGTGAGTCGGGAGGGCTGCGACGCCGCAGATGGGCCGTTATGGGCGTCCGCCCTTTGATTGCTGCCAGAGGGCTTCCATTTGCTCGAGCGTGGCGCTCCCCGGGTCGATCCCCTGCGCGCGCAGGCCCTCCTCGACGGCCCGGAAGCGGCGCTCGAACTTCGCCGACGCCTTCTTGAGCGCCTCCTCGGGGTTGATGCCGGCGAGGCGCGCCACGTTCGCAAGCGCGAACAGGGCGTCCCCCATCTCCTCCTCGGCGCGCTCGGGCGTCTCGCGCTCGCGCGCGACGCGGAACTCCTCGAGTTCCTCGTGGAGCTTCTCGAGGGCCCCCTCCGGGCGCTCCCAGTCGAAGCCGACCTTCGCGACCTTCTTCTGCATCCGCCAGGCGCGCTGGAGCGCCGGCAGCCGCGGGTCCACGCCCTCGACGACCGAGCGGCCGGCCTTCTCCTTCTGCTTGATCAGCTCCCAGTTGACGACCACCTCGGCGGCGTCCGCGGCGGTGGCATCGCCGAAGACGTGCGGGTGGCGCCGCACCAGCTTGTCGTGGATGGCGCGCACGACATCCGCGATCGCGAA
The DNA window shown above is from bacterium and carries:
- the mazG gene encoding nucleoside triphosphate pyrophosphohydrolase, producing the protein MDEVKGSAPDHGFAALVDLMARLRAPGGCPWDRKQTAESLKPYIIEEAYELVAAIEHGDPREICDELGDLLLQVVFQARVAEDAGQFAIADVVRAIHDKLVRRHPHVFGDATAADAAEVVVNWELIKQKEKAGRSVVEGVDPRLPALQRAWRMQKKVAKVGFDWERPEGALEKLHEELEEFRVARERETPERAEEEMGDALFALANVARLAGINPEEALKKASAKFERRFRAVEEGLRAQGIDPGSATLEQMEALWQQSKGGRP